A single region of the Nocardioides sp. W7 genome encodes:
- a CDS encoding ABC transporter permease, producing the protein MTETVAQRHHLEHIPLAPPGTTSGLLEVFRRRYLLRLMVRREIQARYARSFFGLAWSYINPAVRFLTFYFVFGLVLGRGMGVENFAIHLFAGMVLVHYFTESITSGTSSLLKNKGVVQKMAMPRELFPFASMLVSLYHTLPQLVILSGACVIAGWDPDLVGFAAALLGFAIVMLFGTAMGLMFSVFNVLLRDFGRIVQTFINMLPFTVPMMYPYSMIEAKFGGGIGHTIYMMNPATEAVLLMQRGFWYTTTDQTTYAESFPDDLWSRGLIMLAIGLVLLVVAQWVFTRYESKVPEMMT; encoded by the coding sequence ATGACTGAGACCGTCGCCCAGCGCCACCACCTCGAGCACATCCCGCTCGCACCGCCGGGGACCACGAGCGGCCTGCTGGAGGTCTTCCGGCGCCGGTACCTGCTGCGGTTGATGGTGCGCCGGGAGATCCAGGCGCGCTACGCCCGGTCGTTCTTCGGCCTGGCCTGGTCCTACATCAACCCCGCGGTCCGATTCCTGACGTTCTACTTCGTCTTCGGCCTCGTGTTGGGTCGCGGCATGGGGGTCGAGAACTTCGCCATCCACCTGTTCGCCGGGATGGTCCTGGTGCACTACTTCACCGAGTCCATCACCTCGGGGACCAGCTCCTTGTTGAAGAACAAGGGCGTCGTGCAGAAGATGGCGATGCCCCGAGAGCTCTTCCCGTTCGCCTCGATGCTGGTCTCGCTCTACCACACGCTCCCGCAGCTGGTGATCCTCAGCGGCGCCTGCGTGATCGCAGGCTGGGACCCCGATCTGGTGGGCTTCGCGGCCGCCCTGCTGGGGTTCGCGATCGTGATGCTGTTCGGCACGGCGATGGGGCTGATGTTCTCGGTGTTCAACGTGCTGCTGCGCGACTTCGGGCGGATCGTGCAGACCTTCATCAACATGCTGCCGTTCACGGTGCCGATGATGTACCCCTACTCGATGATCGAGGCCAAGTTCGGCGGCGGCATCGGGCACACGATCTACATGATGAACCCGGCCACCGAGGCGGTGCTGCTGATGCAGCGAGGCTTCTGGTACACCACGACCGACCAGACGACGTACGCCGAGTCCTTCCCCGACGACCTGTGGTCGCGGGGCCTGATCATGCTGGCGATCGGGCTCGTCCTCCTCGTCGTCGCGCAGTGGGTCTTCACGCGGTACGAGAGCAAGGTCCCGGAGATGATGACGTGA